The following are encoded together in the Pirellulales bacterium genome:
- a CDS encoding prolyl oligopeptidase family serine peptidase, whose protein sequence is MKSRPRLLILQLAILIGGLEASATPVHAQSFGAPDRDSPGDAMIQEYLRQETEKISARLSDDTTSLADWEAKRPQHAKEYAYMLGLSPLPEKTPLDAKITGAFKGDGYVVEMLHYQSRPRLYVTGNLYRPSVVEPGKKLPAILYVCGHSGRGRNGNKVAYQSHGIWFARHGYICLVVDTVELGEIASFHHGTYSLERWWWHSRGYTPAGVEAWNGVRGVDYLIGRPDVDPQRIAVTGISGGGAATFWIAALDERIKVAVPVSGMADLESYVPNRTINRHCDCMFIHNTFQWPWTRIAGLIAPRALLFVNSDHDVYFPMDANERVINRLKRLYSLYGASDQVDAVVSVGEHAYRRDIRQASFRFINAQLKGDARPVLDTEVDLVSEGNDPGSYPIAPERLRVFPADADLPSDSINKTIDEQFVPIAKVPAPEPGKLDDWKRGLVDELRRVSFGYFPDTIPAARRLADIDKLTERMQSEQGIEFRLRYAEKTISKGASSVLLVVLNADEAGTTPDWSTKIAAADQAVVYCEPRGIGATRWTRKNPPNYVERSHALLGRTVDTGRVWDVAAAAKYLSSRSRSEQSARPAAVEVAGKGAAGLIAAYAAIWTPEIARVTLVSPPTTHMDSTAPQFLNVLRICDVPEALGLVAPRPLTIVGSLADRFTATSAAYQAGRAQEHLKFQ, encoded by the coding sequence ATGAAAAGCCGGCCGCGTTTGTTGATTCTGCAGCTCGCCATCTTGATCGGAGGATTGGAAGCGTCGGCCACTCCGGTTCACGCCCAATCGTTCGGCGCGCCGGACCGCGACTCGCCCGGCGACGCGATGATACAGGAGTATCTCAGGCAAGAGACCGAAAAGATCTCCGCTCGGCTTTCTGACGACACCACGTCGCTCGCCGATTGGGAAGCCAAGCGGCCGCAACACGCCAAGGAATATGCGTATATGCTCGGGCTTTCACCGCTGCCCGAAAAAACGCCACTAGACGCCAAAATCACGGGCGCCTTCAAGGGCGACGGCTATGTCGTCGAAATGCTCCATTATCAGAGCCGGCCGCGGCTTTATGTCACCGGCAATCTTTACCGTCCGTCGGTCGTCGAGCCGGGGAAAAAACTGCCTGCCATCCTCTACGTGTGCGGCCACTCCGGTCGCGGGCGCAATGGAAACAAGGTTGCCTATCAGTCGCATGGCATCTGGTTCGCCCGGCATGGCTATATCTGTCTCGTGGTCGATACGGTCGAGCTGGGAGAGATCGCCTCGTTCCATCATGGCACATATAGCCTGGAACGTTGGTGGTGGCACTCGCGGGGCTATACGCCGGCCGGCGTCGAGGCTTGGAACGGGGTGCGCGGCGTCGATTACTTGATCGGCCGGCCCGATGTCGATCCGCAACGGATCGCAGTCACTGGCATCAGCGGGGGCGGCGCGGCTACATTCTGGATCGCGGCCCTCGACGAACGCATCAAGGTGGCTGTGCCAGTTAGCGGCATGGCCGATCTTGAATCGTACGTGCCGAATCGCACAATCAATCGCCACTGCGACTGCATGTTCATCCACAACACGTTCCAGTGGCCGTGGACGCGGATCGCGGGGCTGATCGCGCCGCGAGCCTTGCTGTTCGTGAACAGCGACCACGACGTGTACTTCCCGATGGACGCGAATGAACGGGTCATCAACCGATTGAAGCGGCTCTACAGCCTCTACGGAGCGAGCGATCAAGTGGACGCCGTGGTCAGCGTTGGCGAGCATGCTTATCGCAGGGACATCCGTCAGGCTTCGTTCCGATTCATCAACGCGCAATTGAAGGGCGATGCACGACCGGTGCTCGACACCGAAGTCGATCTGGTCAGCGAGGGAAATGATCCGGGATCATACCCCATTGCTCCAGAGCGGCTGCGCGTATTCCCCGCTGACGCAGACCTGCCGAGCGACTCGATCAACAAGACGATCGACGAACAATTTGTGCCGATCGCGAAAGTCCCGGCTCCCGAGCCGGGAAAACTGGACGATTGGAAGCGAGGACTCGTTGACGAGCTTCGGCGAGTCAGTTTCGGCTATTTCCCGGACACCATTCCCGCGGCAAGGCGACTAGCGGATATCGACAAGCTGACAGAGCGGATGCAATCCGAGCAAGGAATCGAGTTTCGGCTCCGTTATGCGGAGAAGACCATTTCCAAGGGGGCAAGTAGCGTGCTGCTGGTCGTGCTCAACGCCGACGAAGCCGGCACCACGCCCGACTGGAGCACGAAGATCGCAGCGGCGGACCAGGCCGTCGTTTATTGCGAGCCACGCGGGATTGGCGCCACGAGATGGACGCGAAAGAATCCGCCCAACTACGTCGAACGATCTCATGCGCTCTTGGGGCGAACGGTTGACACGGGCCGGGTTTGGGATGTAGCGGCTGCGGCCAAGTACCTATCGAGCCGATCTCGGTCGGAACAATCCGCCCGCCCGGCAGCGGTTGAGGTCGCCGGAAAGGGGGCGGCCGGGCTGATTGCCGCGTATGCCGCGATCTGGACGCCCGAAATCGCCCGCGTGACGCTCGTGTCTCCCCCGACCACGCACATGGACTCGACGGCGCCGCAATTCCTGAACGTGCTGCGCATTTGCGACGTGCCGGAAGCCCTCGGTCTAGTCGCGCCGCGTCCGCTGACGATCGTCGGCTCGCTCGCCGACCGTTTCACCGCGACCTCAGCCGCCTATCAGGCCGGCAGAGCGCAAGAACACCTCAAGTTCCAGTAG